From the Acidicapsa ligni genome, one window contains:
- a CDS encoding redoxin family protein, producing the protein MSETFVVSRMGAMYTPKLHKHGLHKPGFVVAILMLLMSPSLFAQQHPILALGAPAPDFALPGVDGKTHKLSDYASSPVLAVVFTCNHCPIAQVYEQRIQQLYNNYGKRGVAVVAVQGNDPKALTIDELDSSDTSDTLAEMKIRVKYKHLTYPYLYDGDTQAVTRAYGPQATPHIFIFDKTRHLRYQGRIDNNYRVEMVKTQDARNAIDALLAGKAVAVDHTGTFGCSTKWAEKAAMREVAEEKLNAQPIHLDTVDAAGLKKLRANAGGKVTLISFWATWCGSCIAEFADIQDTYRMYSDRDFDLVTISVNMPDEKAGVMRMLQKKHATSHNLMFATDDTSGLQAAFDPKWQSAVPYTILLGPDGKVLYKTLGSVDLLELRRKILATVPAEYAGFSKYWAAE; encoded by the coding sequence ATGAGCGAAACTTTTGTTGTGAGCCGAATGGGTGCGATGTATACGCCCAAACTTCATAAGCATGGACTTCATAAGCCAGGATTTGTTGTTGCGATTCTGATGTTGCTGATGTCGCCCTCTCTGTTTGCGCAACAGCATCCTATTCTTGCGTTGGGAGCGCCTGCGCCGGACTTCGCATTGCCCGGCGTGGACGGCAAGACTCACAAGCTCAGCGACTACGCCAGCAGCCCAGTGCTTGCGGTTGTTTTCACCTGCAATCACTGTCCGATTGCGCAGGTGTATGAGCAGCGTATTCAGCAGCTCTATAACAATTACGGCAAGCGTGGCGTGGCTGTTGTCGCAGTCCAGGGCAACGATCCCAAGGCTCTGACGATCGATGAATTGGATTCCTCGGACACCAGCGATACGTTGGCAGAGATGAAGATTCGCGTGAAGTACAAGCATCTGACTTATCCCTATCTATATGACGGCGATACTCAGGCTGTAACGCGCGCTTACGGTCCACAGGCTACTCCGCATATCTTCATCTTCGATAAGACGCGACACCTGCGCTATCAGGGGCGGATCGACAATAACTACCGCGTGGAAATGGTGAAGACGCAGGATGCACGCAACGCCATCGATGCTTTGCTGGCGGGTAAAGCGGTTGCGGTTGATCACACCGGAACCTTCGGCTGCTCGACCAAATGGGCAGAGAAGGCGGCGATGCGGGAAGTGGCTGAAGAGAAGCTGAATGCACAGCCGATTCATCTGGATACAGTGGATGCGGCAGGGCTCAAGAAACTGCGGGCCAATGCTGGCGGCAAGGTTACTCTGATCAGTTTCTGGGCAACATGGTGCGGATCGTGCATCGCGGAATTTGCCGATATCCAGGACACATATCGCATGTATAGCGATCGCGATTTTGACCTGGTCACTATATCGGTGAACATGCCGGATGAAAAGGCTGGGGTGATGCGTATGTTGCAGAAGAAACATGCAACCAGCCACAATCTGATGTTCGCTACGGATGATACGAGCGGATTGCAGGCGGCATTCGATCCTAAATGGCAGTCGGCTGTCCCATACACGATTCTGCTCGGACCCGATGGCAAGGTGTTGTACAAGACGCTGGGATCGGTGGACTTGCTTGAGCTGCGAAGAAAGATTCTCGCGACTGTTCCTGCGGAGTATGCGGGCTTCAGTAAGTATTGGGCTGCTGAGTAA
- a CDS encoding ROK family transcriptional regulator, whose protein sequence is MLRHANAQTILKLLRQAGSCSRADLVRASGLSAPTVTNVVKDLLAEDLIEPLGEGESSGGRPPDMIRFKAERGCILAVEIAADRLSFLLTDLDGKELDSHDFLLAKQKTTPEAVCGYIGDSVRVLLRQQKKTREQLLMLVVGVPAITNVADGIVLSISTLENWRSVPLRTMLSKVVGCQVIIENDTNLAAQGERYSGAAQNERDFIFIRIGTNVGAGIVLGGHIHHGSQWSAGEIAYLRLPSILRRQPTLHEFGELETVLTTSGILKSWHEAATKSADGSTPRKAITVKEILDFAQVGDVCAEKIVQQRADIVSDVVVNLSLVLNPSLIVLGGEVGSHPTLIASVQKQLESSEFAVPRVAASELGDRAALWGAIALALEELSSVLLPLPTA, encoded by the coding sequence GTGCTACGGCACGCAAATGCGCAGACGATTCTTAAATTGTTGCGTCAGGCTGGTTCCTGTTCGCGGGCAGACCTGGTTCGCGCCTCGGGTCTAAGCGCGCCCACGGTCACAAACGTAGTGAAGGATCTGCTTGCTGAAGATCTGATCGAGCCACTTGGGGAAGGGGAATCCAGCGGCGGTCGCCCGCCGGATATGATCCGCTTCAAAGCGGAGCGCGGTTGCATTCTGGCCGTGGAAATTGCAGCGGACAGACTCTCTTTTCTACTCACCGACCTGGACGGAAAAGAGCTCGATTCTCATGATTTTTTGCTGGCAAAGCAAAAGACGACTCCAGAGGCAGTCTGCGGCTATATCGGGGATTCGGTGCGTGTGCTGCTGCGACAGCAGAAAAAGACGCGTGAGCAACTGCTGATGCTGGTAGTGGGCGTCCCGGCAATTACCAACGTAGCTGACGGGATTGTGCTCTCGATCAGTACTCTCGAAAATTGGCGGTCGGTACCCTTGCGGACCATGTTGAGCAAGGTCGTGGGCTGCCAAGTCATTATCGAAAACGACACCAATCTTGCCGCCCAGGGAGAGCGTTATTCAGGCGCTGCGCAGAACGAACGGGACTTTATCTTCATTCGTATCGGCACCAATGTTGGGGCGGGTATCGTGCTGGGTGGCCACATTCATCATGGTTCGCAATGGTCTGCTGGAGAGATCGCGTACCTGCGCTTACCTTCGATCCTGCGCAGGCAGCCAACGTTGCATGAGTTTGGCGAACTGGAGACTGTTCTCACCACCTCAGGGATTCTCAAAAGCTGGCACGAAGCGGCTACGAAGTCTGCAGATGGTTCTACGCCTCGGAAAGCTATCACGGTGAAGGAGATTCTGGATTTTGCGCAGGTCGGCGATGTGTGTGCTGAGAAGATTGTGCAGCAAAGAGCGGACATTGTTTCTGACGTGGTGGTCAATCTTTCGCTGGTGCTCAATCCGAGCCTGATCGTGCTAGGCGGTGAGGTGGGGAGCCATCCGACACTGATTGCATCTGTGCAGAAGCAGCTCGAGAGCAGCGAATTTGCAGTGCCCAGGGTGGCGGCCAGCGAGCTCGGCGACCGGGCGGCGCTGTGGGGCGCGATTGCCCTTGCGCTGGAGGAATTGTCGTCGGTACTGCTTCCGCTTCCAACGGCCTGA
- a CDS encoding sugar porter family MFS transporter has translation MSDSIVIPQTQVNSSFLWRVSFIAGLGGILYGFDMGIIAAALIFVRDSFALSTRMEEWVVSIVLVGAMTGAVVGGTVADRIGRRSTLVWGGAIFIIGSILAPLAPNVATLIVARALLGVAIGFTSVTAPVYVSELAPPQSRGKLIGLYQFALTIGIALADLVGYWLAGAHAWRWMFGIGAVPAALFLVLILTLPESPRWLYAQGRVADAQAVLRSYTDEIGAALLLDDIRTALLAKVETRWRALWSPAVRKSLLIAVGFTVLQQVTGINTIIYYGPQIFSLAGIKSNESAIFATFLVAAVNVLATIIALVLVDRVGRKPLLYVGVGGMTASLFVLAYSFHNETALGSSLGIVATACLMVYITCFAFSMGPIAWILASEVFPLRVRGRGVAAATLGSGASNFLVSLTFLSLIKTAGNAMTFAIYGVFCILTLIFVRFIVPETAGRELESISVRPNTITE, from the coding sequence TTGTCGGATTCCATCGTCATTCCACAAACACAGGTGAACAGCAGCTTTCTCTGGCGAGTCTCTTTCATTGCTGGCCTTGGAGGAATTCTCTACGGCTTTGATATGGGGATCATTGCTGCCGCGCTGATCTTTGTTCGCGATTCTTTTGCACTCTCGACTCGCATGGAAGAGTGGGTCGTAAGCATCGTGCTCGTTGGCGCAATGACCGGTGCTGTCGTCGGAGGCACGGTTGCCGATCGCATCGGCAGGCGCTCCACGCTTGTATGGGGCGGTGCGATCTTTATCATCGGTTCCATCCTTGCGCCGCTTGCGCCCAATGTAGCCACCCTCATAGTTGCCCGCGCACTGCTTGGAGTAGCCATCGGATTCACATCCGTCACAGCTCCTGTGTACGTCTCTGAGCTTGCCCCGCCACAATCGCGGGGAAAGCTCATCGGCCTGTATCAGTTCGCGCTCACGATTGGTATTGCACTCGCTGACCTCGTCGGTTATTGGCTCGCGGGAGCACACGCATGGAGATGGATGTTTGGAATTGGCGCCGTGCCTGCAGCGCTGTTTCTCGTACTGATACTCACGCTACCGGAGAGCCCTCGCTGGCTGTATGCACAGGGCAGAGTTGCCGATGCACAAGCTGTTCTGCGTAGCTATACCGATGAAATCGGCGCGGCGTTATTGCTCGATGACATTCGCACCGCATTGCTAGCGAAAGTGGAAACACGCTGGCGCGCACTCTGGAGCCCAGCGGTTCGCAAGTCACTGCTGATCGCGGTTGGGTTTACTGTCCTGCAGCAAGTAACCGGCATTAATACGATCATTTACTACGGCCCGCAGATCTTTTCGCTTGCAGGCATCAAGTCAAACGAGAGTGCCATCTTTGCCACCTTCCTTGTTGCTGCAGTGAATGTGCTGGCAACGATCATTGCCCTGGTGCTTGTCGATCGAGTTGGGCGCAAGCCACTTCTCTATGTCGGCGTTGGAGGCATGACAGCCTCGCTCTTTGTGCTCGCATATTCCTTTCACAATGAGACAGCGCTTGGTTCATCGCTTGGCATTGTCGCAACAGCATGCCTCATGGTCTACATCACCTGCTTCGCATTCAGCATGGGCCCCATTGCGTGGATTCTCGCGTCAGAGGTCTTTCCGCTGCGTGTACGCGGTCGCGGAGTAGCGGCTGCCACACTTGGCTCGGGGGCATCGAACTTCCTCGTGTCACTCACATTCTTATCGTTGATCAAGACGGCAGGAAATGCGATGACATTTGCCATCTACGGCGTCTTCTGCATTCTCACGCTAATCTTCGTGCGCTTCATTGTCCCCGAAACCGCAGGGCGCGAGCTTGAGAGCATCAGCGTCAGACCCAATACGATTACGGAATAA
- a CDS encoding ThuA domain-containing protein, whose amino-acid sequence MSHSTRALRIGVLLLCIAASVVSVAQSTAQNGTPDAHPKKHLLVLGEEKGYRHESVSHAMATIERLGHESGLWETTIRTDTEVLTKKKLEYNAKNLNDFDAVFFFTGGDLEMDAEQRAALLSFVHDEGKGFVGVHSAAITFTHWPEFVDMVGGTFDEHPWMTFNAPIVVEDPKFPGMQQWPHSFVLRDEIYQMKSFSRDKVRVLMRLDASKLDLANPRVHRTDRDFAVTWAKMYGKGRVYYSTLGHPEDNWDDPRLQQMYVEAIKWSMGLVDADVTPQPAPASSGLTK is encoded by the coding sequence TTGTCGCACTCTACGAGAGCTCTTCGAATTGGCGTACTACTGCTTTGTATTGCCGCCTCCGTTGTTTCTGTCGCTCAATCCACTGCGCAAAACGGAACTCCGGATGCGCATCCAAAGAAGCATTTGTTGGTGCTCGGAGAAGAGAAGGGCTATCGGCATGAATCGGTTTCGCATGCCATGGCGACCATCGAGCGGCTGGGACATGAGAGCGGCTTATGGGAGACTACGATTCGCACGGATACCGAAGTGCTGACCAAGAAGAAGCTGGAATACAACGCGAAGAATCTCAATGATTTTGACGCGGTCTTCTTCTTCACTGGTGGCGACCTGGAGATGGATGCAGAGCAGCGGGCTGCGCTGTTGTCTTTTGTACATGATGAGGGTAAGGGATTCGTGGGCGTACACAGCGCGGCGATTACGTTCACGCATTGGCCAGAATTCGTGGATATGGTCGGCGGAACTTTTGATGAGCATCCGTGGATGACCTTCAACGCGCCGATTGTGGTTGAGGATCCTAAGTTTCCGGGCATGCAGCAGTGGCCGCATTCCTTTGTCCTGCGCGATGAGATTTACCAGATGAAAAGTTTTTCGCGGGATAAAGTACGTGTGTTGATGCGGTTGGATGCGAGCAAGCTTGATCTTGCCAATCCGCGGGTGCATCGTACGGATAGAGATTTTGCTGTTACATGGGCCAAAATGTATGGGAAGGGCCGTGTGTATTATTCAACGCTCGGTCATCCGGAAGATAATTGGGATGATCCGAGATTGCAGCAGATGTATGTCGAGGCGATCAAGTGGTCCATGGGATTGGTTGATGCGGATGTAACTCCGCAGCCTGCGCCTGCTTCGAGCGGCCTGACAAAGTAA
- a CDS encoding ROK family protein — protein sequence MTQLHDVSLTQIDHTNQNSYVVGVDIGGTNLRLALTDMSGTIVARWSTGTVGIREASRVVELICDGVDHLLQQVGASRNSLRAISAGAPGITNVDDGIVIATSYLMGWRDVPFRALLEDALGIPAAVDNDVNLAAIGESWAGAGASTRDFVFLAIGTGVGAGIMLNGRPFRGMSWTAGEIGYMLVPGTPERPADLGQPGALETIIGGEGIKDQWRSLWRADSTALPQELTATQIFDHALQGDALAQTILNQTARLLANTIYNISLVLNCPLFVLGGGVGIHPALRDATQEILHKWGTRVQPQLLLSTLGADAQLMGAIRLALDTAQEHEAKTLR from the coding sequence ATGACGCAATTGCATGACGTTTCTTTGACACAGATAGACCACACGAATCAGAACAGCTACGTCGTAGGCGTAGATATAGGCGGGACCAACCTGCGTCTTGCACTCACAGACATGTCCGGCACAATCGTTGCCAGGTGGTCCACAGGAACCGTAGGCATTCGCGAGGCATCACGAGTAGTCGAACTGATCTGTGACGGAGTTGATCATCTACTGCAACAAGTCGGTGCGTCCCGTAATTCTCTGCGAGCCATCAGCGCAGGAGCACCCGGCATCACGAATGTTGACGATGGCATCGTTATCGCGACCTCATACCTGATGGGCTGGCGCGATGTTCCCTTCCGCGCCTTGCTTGAAGATGCGCTTGGTATTCCCGCAGCGGTAGATAACGACGTCAACCTCGCGGCGATTGGTGAAAGCTGGGCTGGCGCCGGGGCAAGCACCCGCGACTTTGTCTTCCTTGCTATCGGCACTGGCGTTGGTGCAGGCATTATGCTGAATGGCCGTCCATTTCGCGGCATGAGTTGGACGGCCGGTGAGATCGGCTACATGCTCGTTCCCGGTACCCCGGAGAGGCCTGCAGATCTGGGCCAGCCAGGCGCGCTCGAAACCATCATCGGGGGCGAAGGCATCAAGGATCAATGGCGCAGCCTTTGGCGCGCGGACAGCACCGCTCTACCGCAGGAACTCACCGCTACGCAGATCTTTGATCATGCTTTACAGGGGGATGCTCTTGCCCAGACAATTTTGAATCAAACCGCACGTCTACTCGCCAACACCATCTACAACATCTCCTTGGTGCTGAACTGCCCCCTCTTTGTTCTCGGCGGTGGCGTTGGTATTCATCCAGCTCTGCGGGATGCCACGCAAGAGATTCTGCATAAGTGGGGCACCAGAGTGCAGCCGCAGTTATTGTTGAGTACTCTTGGAGCAGACGCGCAATTGATGGGAGCCATTCGCCTCGCGCTCGACACAGCGCAGGAGCACGAAGCAAAGACGCTACGCTAG
- a CDS encoding DeoR/GlpR family DNA-binding transcription regulator, with amino-acid sequence MPTQLNDRVEKIMKFLLRTGTASIEEILAEVGSSAPSIRRDLVFLENRGLIRRTHGGATLLEPLLYEPFRYDRFFQAREQRFANEKRRIGLAAAEMIEEHETIGLTAGTTATSVGRSLRHRNHIQVVTNAINIGMELCNQPGIRTYLTGGTISWEWSFSLAGNAALNFLNDVYMDKVFLSVIGLDVERGATTLETDEALVFRKMLKQSKQVIVVADSSKLGEVSPAFICPISEVHTLITDTGATDETVAAFTNRGVKVVRV; translated from the coding sequence ATGCCAACCCAACTGAACGACCGTGTAGAGAAGATCATGAAGTTCCTTCTGCGAACGGGGACTGCTTCTATTGAAGAGATTCTCGCGGAAGTGGGTTCCTCGGCACCCAGCATTCGCCGCGATCTGGTGTTTCTAGAAAATCGCGGACTTATCCGGCGCACTCATGGCGGGGCCACGCTGCTTGAGCCCTTGCTGTATGAGCCTTTTCGTTATGATCGATTCTTTCAGGCGCGAGAGCAGCGGTTTGCCAATGAGAAACGCCGCATTGGGCTCGCAGCGGCGGAGATGATCGAGGAGCATGAAACTATCGGGCTTACGGCGGGCACTACTGCGACATCTGTCGGCCGCAGTCTTCGTCATCGCAATCATATTCAGGTCGTGACGAACGCTATCAACATTGGGATGGAGTTATGCAATCAACCCGGCATTCGCACTTATCTAACTGGAGGGACGATTTCTTGGGAATGGTCTTTCTCGTTAGCCGGGAATGCAGCGCTCAACTTTTTGAATGATGTGTACATGGACAAGGTTTTCTTAAGTGTGATCGGGCTAGACGTCGAGAGAGGGGCTACAACACTTGAGACAGATGAGGCGCTCGTCTTTCGCAAGATGCTTAAGCAGTCCAAGCAGGTTATCGTAGTCGCGGACTCAAGCAAGTTAGGCGAAGTTAGTCCCGCGTTCATCTGCCCCATCTCGGAAGTACATACGTTGATCACAGATACAGGCGCAACGGACGAGACTGTGGCTGCCTTTACGAACCGAGGGGTAAAGGTCGTTCGGGTCTAG
- a CDS encoding ribulokinase, translated as MPIVIGVDFGTLSVRVTLVHSQKGPIGTASADYPLNRRREDPDFATQSHYDQMNALVQATHSVLEQTGVASEDIVALALDTTGSSVIPVDKNLEPLDDYYLWCDHRAKAEAEEITARAHAAGLEAIDWCGGVYSHEWGFAKLLHWLRHNPDKREHFATALEHCDMVAATLSGVTSVSGLKRSVCAMGHKWLWNPKWDGYPAEEFLFSVDPLLAGVREKLGGEFLTSNNIAGHLSSEWAVKMGLQAGIPIPVGAFDAHWDAIGSHIREGDVVNVVGTSTCIIAMARETELVPGVCGVVPGSVHPSYTGIEAGLSATGDIFEAIARRAGSTVAALSSGLGTYRAGQTGLLRLSWDNGDRTVLVNPELGGITLGWNLLHTAQDELFAAIEGTAFHTRIILERMAEHGVRVDRVINAGGIPQKNEVLNQVYASVLNKPVLVPAGVPTSIGSGIFALLAAGVYPTIEAAQEAVCLPLRTVEPDPASALIYEQLYRHYRSVYFTLGTRDAAPIALGAVMPALRSIASAHATSRAQAQAQKPA; from the coding sequence ATGCCTATCGTTATCGGCGTTGATTTTGGCACATTGAGTGTCCGCGTAACCCTCGTTCACAGTCAGAAAGGGCCAATCGGTACTGCTTCCGCCGACTATCCGCTCAACCGCCGCCGAGAAGATCCCGATTTTGCAACGCAGTCGCACTATGACCAGATGAATGCCCTGGTGCAGGCCACTCATTCCGTTTTGGAGCAAACCGGCGTGGCAAGCGAAGATATCGTCGCCCTGGCCCTCGATACAACTGGCTCCAGCGTCATTCCTGTCGATAAAAATCTCGAGCCGCTTGACGACTACTATCTATGGTGCGATCACCGCGCAAAGGCAGAAGCTGAAGAGATCACAGCCAGGGCTCATGCTGCAGGCCTTGAAGCGATTGACTGGTGCGGCGGCGTTTATTCGCATGAGTGGGGATTTGCCAAACTGCTGCACTGGTTGCGCCATAATCCCGACAAGCGCGAACATTTCGCAACCGCTCTGGAACATTGCGACATGGTTGCCGCCACACTCTCCGGAGTAACCTCAGTTTCGGGACTGAAGCGCAGCGTTTGCGCGATGGGCCACAAGTGGCTCTGGAATCCGAAATGGGACGGCTACCCAGCGGAGGAATTCCTCTTCTCTGTCGATCCGCTGCTGGCAGGAGTGCGCGAAAAACTGGGCGGCGAATTTCTCACTTCTAATAACATTGCTGGACATCTCTCCTCGGAATGGGCTGTGAAAATGGGCCTGCAAGCAGGAATTCCGATCCCGGTCGGCGCCTTTGACGCACACTGGGACGCCATCGGCTCGCACATCCGCGAGGGCGATGTGGTCAACGTCGTCGGCACATCCACATGCATCATCGCCATGGCCAGGGAGACCGAACTGGTCCCTGGCGTCTGCGGAGTCGTACCCGGTAGCGTCCATCCAAGTTATACGGGCATCGAAGCAGGGCTTTCCGCAACAGGAGATATCTTCGAAGCCATTGCTCGTCGCGCAGGAAGCACCGTCGCCGCACTCTCCAGTGGACTCGGAACCTATCGCGCTGGACAGACCGGCTTATTGCGTTTGAGTTGGGATAACGGAGACCGAACCGTGCTTGTAAATCCAGAGCTGGGCGGCATCACGCTCGGCTGGAATCTGCTGCACACCGCCCAGGACGAGTTGTTCGCAGCCATCGAAGGCACAGCATTTCATACCCGCATCATCCTCGAACGCATGGCAGAGCATGGAGTACGCGTCGATCGCGTCATTAACGCCGGCGGTATTCCGCAAAAAAACGAAGTCTTAAATCAGGTCTATGCAAGCGTACTTAACAAGCCAGTGCTCGTGCCGGCAGGAGTGCCGACCAGCATTGGATCCGGCATCTTTGCCCTGCTGGCCGCGGGCGTCTATCCCACGATTGAAGCCGCTCAGGAAGCAGTCTGCCTTCCGCTGCGCACGGTCGAGCCGGACCCTGCATCCGCCCTCATCTACGAACAGCTTTATCGGCACTACCGTAGCGTGTACTTCACACTCGGGACCAGGGATGCAGCGCCAATCGCACTCGGCGCAGTCATGCCCGCTCTTCGCAGCATCGCTTCCGCCCATGCCACTTCTCGGGCCCAGGCCCAGGCTCAGAAACCAGCGTGA
- a CDS encoding SIS domain-containing protein: protein MEEVTKAAPRWISGIEPSKELLAANGTQILEIECREQPARLRDLVRNYKEDTEIRAELKKFSTLANTAGPILFIGMGASYCSSISGSILLQSHGRQSFSVDAGEWLHYAQPIWNEAALSILITTSGESAELVELFKKGGDRPRGLICNNPASTCWKLAENKIPILAGPEYGNATKTYTNSTAAAIILASEIAGLPWAEDAESVAEIFARNLDPIFAMRGELDEFCRGAANIEIIGRGAAYGGAIMSALCIREMSGFRAAPHTGAGFKHGPNLDVDGTHVAIIFALGRAAELGVKLAQECNRRGGKVVLVSNKQHDRTAQLFPVHIDAVPEPWEGITSLLVPQALTLAMVERMGCRLPPRFQYGVMEQ, encoded by the coding sequence ATGGAAGAAGTAACGAAAGCGGCACCACGTTGGATCTCAGGCATAGAGCCCTCAAAAGAACTACTCGCAGCCAACGGAACCCAGATACTCGAGATCGAATGTCGCGAACAGCCAGCAAGGTTGCGCGACCTGGTTCGCAATTACAAGGAAGATACAGAGATTCGTGCTGAATTGAAGAAATTCAGCACGCTTGCCAATACGGCTGGGCCGATACTTTTCATCGGCATGGGCGCGTCTTATTGCTCGTCGATCAGCGGCTCTATTTTGCTGCAATCCCATGGTAGACAATCGTTTTCTGTCGATGCCGGCGAGTGGCTACATTACGCCCAGCCGATATGGAATGAAGCCGCGCTTTCCATCTTGATTACGACATCCGGCGAGAGCGCTGAGTTAGTCGAGCTATTCAAAAAAGGCGGCGACCGGCCGCGTGGACTTATCTGCAACAATCCTGCCAGTACATGCTGGAAGCTTGCGGAAAACAAGATCCCCATCCTCGCAGGCCCGGAGTACGGCAACGCAACCAAGACATACACAAACTCCACTGCAGCAGCCATTATTCTCGCCTCTGAAATAGCTGGCCTTCCGTGGGCGGAAGATGCCGAGAGTGTTGCCGAAATATTTGCCCGCAACCTCGACCCAATCTTTGCAATGCGCGGAGAGTTGGATGAGTTCTGCCGGGGCGCAGCGAATATCGAGATTATCGGGCGAGGTGCGGCCTACGGCGGAGCGATCATGAGTGCGCTATGCATCCGCGAAATGAGTGGATTTCGTGCTGCCCCGCACACCGGCGCGGGATTCAAACATGGCCCCAATCTCGATGTGGATGGAACACATGTGGCAATCATCTTTGCATTGGGGCGAGCTGCCGAGCTAGGCGTCAAACTCGCGCAGGAGTGCAATCGTCGCGGCGGAAAAGTCGTGCTTGTTTCAAACAAGCAGCATGATCGCACCGCGCAACTCTTCCCTGTCCATATAGACGCCGTACCTGAGCCCTGGGAGGGCATAACTTCGTTGCTCGTACCGCAGGCCCTCACGCTGGCAATGGTCGAGCGAATGGGTTGCAGATTGCCGCCTCGTTTTCAATATGGAGTGATGGAACAGTAA
- a CDS encoding MBG domain-containing protein yields the protein MKSFPERSPKISTRLNLCHLYRAGFTVAMLLSAQTALATGQGSRQASGQTILEIVSGATQQAPYMSVFPAPIVVGVMDPISHHVLSGVRIDFHPSAELTLSSTSAMTDRDGLASVTVTGSVLGNFNVKAEIAGDPESSVVFDRLSVEKAHLTIVPANMQSMAGVVPEMTEYTIRGLVNGETLVSAQVSGTASLTTTARVSSPEANYAIKGDVGTLSAPNYDFVPGFGVLVISRGANSAVQQADSANANLDVKYISIADEDENVVRQTLVGQAAMARPASLITAGGRGVGEENRVQAAGELTRSVPAKTEALSSQAKVKVGTLSQPHLETNAAHVGDVRRAYANQPLGAAASTKVSHPDSSGKVQAAALLRVQSSQPAYQASDKALVVQKAFPPSK from the coding sequence ATGAAATCATTTCCTGAACGATCGCCCAAAATATCAACTCGATTGAATCTGTGCCATCTGTATCGCGCAGGCTTTACTGTTGCCATGCTGCTTTCTGCTCAGACTGCTCTTGCTACTGGACAGGGTTCCAGGCAGGCATCTGGACAGACGATCCTGGAGATTGTTTCCGGTGCTACCCAGCAGGCTCCTTACATGTCTGTGTTTCCGGCTCCGATTGTGGTTGGGGTGATGGATCCTATCTCGCATCACGTTCTTTCCGGAGTGAGGATCGACTTTCATCCGAGCGCTGAACTTACGCTTAGTTCAACCTCGGCGATGACGGATCGCGATGGTCTGGCTTCGGTGACGGTTACTGGGAGTGTCTTAGGCAATTTCAATGTGAAGGCGGAGATTGCCGGTGATCCGGAATCGAGCGTGGTCTTTGATCGCCTCTCCGTGGAAAAGGCCCATCTGACGATCGTCCCGGCCAATATGCAATCGATGGCGGGAGTGGTGCCAGAGATGACTGAGTACACGATTCGGGGCTTGGTGAACGGAGAAACACTCGTCTCGGCACAGGTTTCAGGCACAGCCTCTCTGACTACGACAGCCAGAGTCAGCAGTCCGGAAGCCAACTATGCGATCAAGGGTGATGTCGGTACGCTCTCAGCGCCGAACTACGATTTCGTGCCAGGGTTCGGCGTCCTCGTGATTTCGCGGGGGGCAAACTCGGCGGTACAGCAAGCCGATTCAGCTAACGCCAATCTAGATGTGAAGTACATCTCGATTGCGGATGAAGATGAAAATGTAGTGCGTCAAACATTGGTCGGACAGGCTGCTATGGCTAGACCAGCTTCCCTGATTACTGCTGGTGGTCGTGGTGTGGGAGAGGAAAATCGGGTTCAGGCCGCCGGTGAGCTAACCCGCTCTGTGCCCGCCAAGACAGAAGCGCTTTCCTCCCAGGCAAAAGTCAAAGTCGGTACTTTGAGCCAGCCCCACCTCGAAACAAATGCGGCTCATGTCGGAGATGTACGGCGGGCTTACGCCAATCAGCCTCTAGGGGCGGCTGCCTCGACGAAGGTCAGCCACCCGGATTCCAGTGGAAAAGTTCAAGCGGCTGCGCTGCTCCGAGTTCAGAGCTCGCAGCCCGCTTACCAGGCGTCGGATAAAGCTTTGGTCGTACAAAAAGCATTTCCTCCGTCGAAGTAA